In Plodia interpunctella isolate USDA-ARS_2022_Savannah chromosome 9, ilPloInte3.2, whole genome shotgun sequence, a single genomic region encodes these proteins:
- the LOC128672509 gene encoding peroxidase-like isoform X1 translates to MVSYTIVIMALASISHVAEPVSPLLGSFPGLHLTGPGAEFAKVITAGLTPQRLPVAGFGTPVAANSAAPPGVSSFSNPPPPLGSGQDPATQTCGLAPPFCTNSRYRSIDGTCNNLQKPSWGIPQTPYGRLLPFNYADGVSAMPLSRSGRPLPNPREISLRLFPDRQLVDPIWNLNAQQWGQIITHDMSLTAGVAQSPVNLPTYTNKDQIVCCDDNGQLSFDANVNPTCAPILIPRNDPVHASQGTQCMNFVRTGTTRDRGCTPPSAPAEPISTVTAYMDLSLVYGSSASQAAPLRARAGGRLLTILRNGQEWPPQDPNITLTCESALSLNEPCYLTGDIRVNQNPQLTVLQIMLLREHNRIADVLATLNPHWNDETLFQEARRIHIAEIQHINYYEYLPIFLGFENMVKNKLIYPGVKGFVNDYNPSVDPAILDEHATAAFRHFHTLIRGFLKLIAESRAHIGTVRMSDWFNRPLLLELQNSFENLARGLTVQQQDFSDQFWDSEITQFLFKRNNTFGGDLRATDIQRGRDHGLGSYVATRGACGLPVPTSFHDMLDYISPENVEVLQTLYESPADVELVVAGSLERNVPGAQAGPTYLCILTEQFYRTRVGDRYFYENGVDSVTAFTPSQLETIRHGASMARLFCDNVEGISIMQPKAFQQINQANKLVPCANLPFVDLTLWQDARRNSYK, encoded by the exons ATGGTCAGTTACACCATTGTAATAATGGCGCTGGCCAGCATTAGTCACGTCGCGGAGCCGGTCTCACCGCTTCTTGGCAGTTTCCCTGGTTTGCACCTCACTGGCCCTGGAGCAGAGTTCGCGAAAGTCATTACTGCTGGCCTGACGCCGCAGAGGCTGCCAGTCGCTGGATTTGG CACCCCTGTCGCCGCCAACTCCGCAGCGCCACCTGGAGTATCAAG TTTCAGCAACCCGCCCCCACCGCTGGGGTCGGGGCAGGACCCCGCGACCCAGACCTGTGGGTTAGCCCCACCATTCTGCACTAACTCCCGCTACCGCTCCATCGATGGTACATGCAATAACCTACAGAAGCCATCATGGGGAATTCCGCAGACGCCTTATGGAAGACTGCTCCCATTCAATTATGCTGACG GCGTGAGTGCAATGCCGCTATCACGGTCGGGCCGCCCACTTCCCAACCCTCGCGAGATCAGCTTGCGGTTGTTCCCTGACCGCCAGCTGGTGGATCCCATCTGGAACCTcaatgcccagcagtggggacagATAATAACCCACGACATGTCCCTGACGGCTGGTGTGGCGCAATCCC CTGTGAATTTGCCGACCTAcacaa ATAAGGATCAAATCGTATGCTGCGACGACAACGGCCAGCTTTCGTTCGACGCCAACGTCAACCCTACGTGTGCGCCCATCCTAATTCCCCGCAACGACCCTGTGCACGCCTCTCAGGGGACACAGTGCATGAACTTTGTAAGGACGGGCACCACGAGGGACAGGGGCTGCACGCCGCCTAGTGCCCCTGCTGAGCCG ataTCCACGGTCACAGCGTACATGGACCTATCCCTGGTGTACGGAAGCAGTGCCTCTCAAGCGGCCCCGCTTCGTGCCCGAGCTGGTGGTCGCCTTTTGACCATTCTACGTAACGGCCAGGAGTGGCCCCCACAGGACCCCAATATTACACTCACTTGCGAATCCGCCTTGTCTCTCAACGAGCCTTGCTATTTGACTG gCGACATCAGAGTAAACCAAAACCCGCAGCTCACCGTCCTGCAAATCATGTTGCTCCGTGAACACAACCGCATCGCAGACGTTCTAGCAACCTTGAACCCCCACTGGAACGACGAGACCTTATTCCAAGAAGCCCGGAGAATCCATATTGCGGAAATCCAACACATAAATTACTACGAATACTTACCCATATTCCTTG GCTTCGAGAACATGGTAAAGAATAAGCTGATCTACCCGGGCGTGAAGGGATTCGTGAATGACTACAACCCCAGCGTGGACCCGGCCATCTTGGACGAGCACGCCACTGCCGCCTTCAGGCACTTCCACACACTCATCAGAGGTTTCttgaa ATTGATTGCGGAGAGCCGTGCCCACATCGGCACCGTTCGTATGAGCGACTGGTTCAATCGACCACTCTTGCTTGAGCTCCAGAACTCATTCGAGAACCTGGCCAGAGGGCTCACAGTTCAACAGCAGGACTTCAGTGACCAATTTTGGGACAGCGAGATAACGCAGTTCCTCTtcaa acGGAATAACACGTTCGGTGGTGACCTGCGCGCCACGGACATCCAGCGTGGTCGTGACCACGGCTTGGGCTCATATGTGGCGACCCGAGGGGCCTGCGGACTCCCAGTACCCACCAGCTTCCATGACATGCTGGACTACATATCTCCTGAG AACGTAGAAGTCCTTCAAACATTATACGAGTCGCCGGCCGACGTGGAGCTGGTGGTGGCCGGGTCGCTGGAGCGCAACGTGCCCGGCGCCCAGGCAGGCCCGACCTACCTGTGTATCCTCACTGAGCAGTTCTACAGGACCAGGGTGGGCGATAGATACTTCTATGAGAATGGAGTAGACTCCGTCACTGCTTTCACACcta GCCAGCTGGAGACGATCAGACACGGCGCGTCCATGGCGCGACTGTTCTGCGACAATGTGGAAGGCATCTCAATCATGCAGCCCAAAGCCTTCCAGCAAATCAATCAGGC GAACAAATTGGTCCCATGTGCCAACTTACCGTTCGTCGATTTAACACTATGGCAGGATGCTAGGAGAAACAGCTACAAATGA
- the LOC128672509 gene encoding peroxidase-like isoform X3 yields the protein MVSYTIVIMALASISHVAEPVSPLLGSFPGLHLTGPGAEFAKVITAGLTPQRLPVAGFGFSNPPPPLGSGQDPATQTCGLAPPFCTNSRYRSIDGTCNNLQKPSWGIPQTPYGRLLPFNYADGVSAMPLSRSGRPLPNPREISLRLFPDRQLVDPIWNLNAQQWGQIITHDMSLTAGVAQSPVNLPTYTNKDQIVCCDDNGQLSFDANVNPTCAPILIPRNDPVHASQGTQCMNFVRTGTTRDRGCTPPSAPAEPISTVTAYMDLSLVYGSSASQAAPLRARAGGRLLTILRNGQEWPPQDPNITLTCESALSLNEPCYLTGDIRVNQNPQLTVLQIMLLREHNRIADVLATLNPHWNDETLFQEARRIHIAEIQHINYYEYLPIFLGFENMVKNKLIYPGVKGFVNDYNPSVDPAILDEHATAAFRHFHTLIRGFLKLIAESRAHIGTVRMSDWFNRPLLLELQNSFENLARGLTVQQQDFSDQFWDSEITQFLFKRNNTFGGDLRATDIQRGRDHGLGSYVATRGACGLPVPTSFHDMLDYISPENVEVLQTLYESPADVELVVAGSLERNVPGAQAGPTYLCILTEQFYRTRVGDRYFYENGVDSVTAFTPSQLETIRHGASMARLFCDNVEGISIMQPKAFQQINQANKLVPCANLPFVDLTLWQDARRNSYK from the exons ATGGTCAGTTACACCATTGTAATAATGGCGCTGGCCAGCATTAGTCACGTCGCGGAGCCGGTCTCACCGCTTCTTGGCAGTTTCCCTGGTTTGCACCTCACTGGCCCTGGAGCAGAGTTCGCGAAAGTCATTACTGCTGGCCTGACGCCGCAGAGGCTGCCAGTCGCTGGATTTGG TTTCAGCAACCCGCCCCCACCGCTGGGGTCGGGGCAGGACCCCGCGACCCAGACCTGTGGGTTAGCCCCACCATTCTGCACTAACTCCCGCTACCGCTCCATCGATGGTACATGCAATAACCTACAGAAGCCATCATGGGGAATTCCGCAGACGCCTTATGGAAGACTGCTCCCATTCAATTATGCTGACG GCGTGAGTGCAATGCCGCTATCACGGTCGGGCCGCCCACTTCCCAACCCTCGCGAGATCAGCTTGCGGTTGTTCCCTGACCGCCAGCTGGTGGATCCCATCTGGAACCTcaatgcccagcagtggggacagATAATAACCCACGACATGTCCCTGACGGCTGGTGTGGCGCAATCCC CTGTGAATTTGCCGACCTAcacaa ATAAGGATCAAATCGTATGCTGCGACGACAACGGCCAGCTTTCGTTCGACGCCAACGTCAACCCTACGTGTGCGCCCATCCTAATTCCCCGCAACGACCCTGTGCACGCCTCTCAGGGGACACAGTGCATGAACTTTGTAAGGACGGGCACCACGAGGGACAGGGGCTGCACGCCGCCTAGTGCCCCTGCTGAGCCG ataTCCACGGTCACAGCGTACATGGACCTATCCCTGGTGTACGGAAGCAGTGCCTCTCAAGCGGCCCCGCTTCGTGCCCGAGCTGGTGGTCGCCTTTTGACCATTCTACGTAACGGCCAGGAGTGGCCCCCACAGGACCCCAATATTACACTCACTTGCGAATCCGCCTTGTCTCTCAACGAGCCTTGCTATTTGACTG gCGACATCAGAGTAAACCAAAACCCGCAGCTCACCGTCCTGCAAATCATGTTGCTCCGTGAACACAACCGCATCGCAGACGTTCTAGCAACCTTGAACCCCCACTGGAACGACGAGACCTTATTCCAAGAAGCCCGGAGAATCCATATTGCGGAAATCCAACACATAAATTACTACGAATACTTACCCATATTCCTTG GCTTCGAGAACATGGTAAAGAATAAGCTGATCTACCCGGGCGTGAAGGGATTCGTGAATGACTACAACCCCAGCGTGGACCCGGCCATCTTGGACGAGCACGCCACTGCCGCCTTCAGGCACTTCCACACACTCATCAGAGGTTTCttgaa ATTGATTGCGGAGAGCCGTGCCCACATCGGCACCGTTCGTATGAGCGACTGGTTCAATCGACCACTCTTGCTTGAGCTCCAGAACTCATTCGAGAACCTGGCCAGAGGGCTCACAGTTCAACAGCAGGACTTCAGTGACCAATTTTGGGACAGCGAGATAACGCAGTTCCTCTtcaa acGGAATAACACGTTCGGTGGTGACCTGCGCGCCACGGACATCCAGCGTGGTCGTGACCACGGCTTGGGCTCATATGTGGCGACCCGAGGGGCCTGCGGACTCCCAGTACCCACCAGCTTCCATGACATGCTGGACTACATATCTCCTGAG AACGTAGAAGTCCTTCAAACATTATACGAGTCGCCGGCCGACGTGGAGCTGGTGGTGGCCGGGTCGCTGGAGCGCAACGTGCCCGGCGCCCAGGCAGGCCCGACCTACCTGTGTATCCTCACTGAGCAGTTCTACAGGACCAGGGTGGGCGATAGATACTTCTATGAGAATGGAGTAGACTCCGTCACTGCTTTCACACcta GCCAGCTGGAGACGATCAGACACGGCGCGTCCATGGCGCGACTGTTCTGCGACAATGTGGAAGGCATCTCAATCATGCAGCCCAAAGCCTTCCAGCAAATCAATCAGGC GAACAAATTGGTCCCATGTGCCAACTTACCGTTCGTCGATTTAACACTATGGCAGGATGCTAGGAGAAACAGCTACAAATGA
- the LOC128672509 gene encoding peroxidase-like isoform X2, with protein MVSYTIVIMALASISHVAEPVSPLLGSFPGLHLTGPGAEFAKVITAGLTPQRLPVAGFGTPVAANSAAPPGVSSFSNPPPPLGSGQDPATQTCGLAPPFCTNSRYRSIDGTCNNLQKPSWGIPQTPYGRLLPFNYADGVSAMPLSRSGRPLPNPREISLRLFPDRQLVDPIWNLNAQQWGQIITHDMSLTAGVAQSHKDQIVCCDDNGQLSFDANVNPTCAPILIPRNDPVHASQGTQCMNFVRTGTTRDRGCTPPSAPAEPISTVTAYMDLSLVYGSSASQAAPLRARAGGRLLTILRNGQEWPPQDPNITLTCESALSLNEPCYLTGDIRVNQNPQLTVLQIMLLREHNRIADVLATLNPHWNDETLFQEARRIHIAEIQHINYYEYLPIFLGFENMVKNKLIYPGVKGFVNDYNPSVDPAILDEHATAAFRHFHTLIRGFLKLIAESRAHIGTVRMSDWFNRPLLLELQNSFENLARGLTVQQQDFSDQFWDSEITQFLFKRNNTFGGDLRATDIQRGRDHGLGSYVATRGACGLPVPTSFHDMLDYISPENVEVLQTLYESPADVELVVAGSLERNVPGAQAGPTYLCILTEQFYRTRVGDRYFYENGVDSVTAFTPSQLETIRHGASMARLFCDNVEGISIMQPKAFQQINQANKLVPCANLPFVDLTLWQDARRNSYK; from the exons ATGGTCAGTTACACCATTGTAATAATGGCGCTGGCCAGCATTAGTCACGTCGCGGAGCCGGTCTCACCGCTTCTTGGCAGTTTCCCTGGTTTGCACCTCACTGGCCCTGGAGCAGAGTTCGCGAAAGTCATTACTGCTGGCCTGACGCCGCAGAGGCTGCCAGTCGCTGGATTTGG CACCCCTGTCGCCGCCAACTCCGCAGCGCCACCTGGAGTATCAAG TTTCAGCAACCCGCCCCCACCGCTGGGGTCGGGGCAGGACCCCGCGACCCAGACCTGTGGGTTAGCCCCACCATTCTGCACTAACTCCCGCTACCGCTCCATCGATGGTACATGCAATAACCTACAGAAGCCATCATGGGGAATTCCGCAGACGCCTTATGGAAGACTGCTCCCATTCAATTATGCTGACG GCGTGAGTGCAATGCCGCTATCACGGTCGGGCCGCCCACTTCCCAACCCTCGCGAGATCAGCTTGCGGTTGTTCCCTGACCGCCAGCTGGTGGATCCCATCTGGAACCTcaatgcccagcagtggggacagATAATAACCCACGACATGTCCCTGACGGCTGGTGTGGCGCAATCCC ATAAGGATCAAATCGTATGCTGCGACGACAACGGCCAGCTTTCGTTCGACGCCAACGTCAACCCTACGTGTGCGCCCATCCTAATTCCCCGCAACGACCCTGTGCACGCCTCTCAGGGGACACAGTGCATGAACTTTGTAAGGACGGGCACCACGAGGGACAGGGGCTGCACGCCGCCTAGTGCCCCTGCTGAGCCG ataTCCACGGTCACAGCGTACATGGACCTATCCCTGGTGTACGGAAGCAGTGCCTCTCAAGCGGCCCCGCTTCGTGCCCGAGCTGGTGGTCGCCTTTTGACCATTCTACGTAACGGCCAGGAGTGGCCCCCACAGGACCCCAATATTACACTCACTTGCGAATCCGCCTTGTCTCTCAACGAGCCTTGCTATTTGACTG gCGACATCAGAGTAAACCAAAACCCGCAGCTCACCGTCCTGCAAATCATGTTGCTCCGTGAACACAACCGCATCGCAGACGTTCTAGCAACCTTGAACCCCCACTGGAACGACGAGACCTTATTCCAAGAAGCCCGGAGAATCCATATTGCGGAAATCCAACACATAAATTACTACGAATACTTACCCATATTCCTTG GCTTCGAGAACATGGTAAAGAATAAGCTGATCTACCCGGGCGTGAAGGGATTCGTGAATGACTACAACCCCAGCGTGGACCCGGCCATCTTGGACGAGCACGCCACTGCCGCCTTCAGGCACTTCCACACACTCATCAGAGGTTTCttgaa ATTGATTGCGGAGAGCCGTGCCCACATCGGCACCGTTCGTATGAGCGACTGGTTCAATCGACCACTCTTGCTTGAGCTCCAGAACTCATTCGAGAACCTGGCCAGAGGGCTCACAGTTCAACAGCAGGACTTCAGTGACCAATTTTGGGACAGCGAGATAACGCAGTTCCTCTtcaa acGGAATAACACGTTCGGTGGTGACCTGCGCGCCACGGACATCCAGCGTGGTCGTGACCACGGCTTGGGCTCATATGTGGCGACCCGAGGGGCCTGCGGACTCCCAGTACCCACCAGCTTCCATGACATGCTGGACTACATATCTCCTGAG AACGTAGAAGTCCTTCAAACATTATACGAGTCGCCGGCCGACGTGGAGCTGGTGGTGGCCGGGTCGCTGGAGCGCAACGTGCCCGGCGCCCAGGCAGGCCCGACCTACCTGTGTATCCTCACTGAGCAGTTCTACAGGACCAGGGTGGGCGATAGATACTTCTATGAGAATGGAGTAGACTCCGTCACTGCTTTCACACcta GCCAGCTGGAGACGATCAGACACGGCGCGTCCATGGCGCGACTGTTCTGCGACAATGTGGAAGGCATCTCAATCATGCAGCCCAAAGCCTTCCAGCAAATCAATCAGGC GAACAAATTGGTCCCATGTGCCAACTTACCGTTCGTCGATTTAACACTATGGCAGGATGCTAGGAGAAACAGCTACAAATGA